Below is a genomic region from Hevea brasiliensis isolate MT/VB/25A 57/8 chromosome 3, ASM3005281v1, whole genome shotgun sequence.
TTTTTTAAGGCCCCGTTACCCTATCATATATAGGCAAATTCTGAGTTGTAGGTCTAATGGCCATTACCACCGTTAAGTAACGGTAACGGCTATTATTTACCGTTAAGTAACTGTAATGGCCGTTATCTTAATTATGCATCTACCACATATCACATGCAatcagtgttttttttttttttcctttcttttcactGTCTAGCTGCATTACCTTCCGTATCTGCTGTTTCTTTCATATTCTCTCAAAATTTCACCCAAAAATTTCTCTTTCCTTCTACAAATCTCTCCCTTGTTATTTTCTAAGCTAAGATCATCATTAAATACCTCTATTCtccaacttctttttttcttttttgttgaaGAAAGCTATTGCTGATGTTAGATTTGTTGTTAAATTTATAGTTTCAAGGATAAGTTAAGGTTAGTTTTCTACTATATCCACTTTTAACTATAAATTGTTTAATGCAAATGATgtctaaaaataatatatttaatgtcTTTGCTTGATGTATTTGTGCTTATTATATAGTTGTCTATCTTAGTTTTACATATATCTATCAATATATAATCATTTTATGAACTttacaaatttttcaaaaaaatttgctAAGCATTAAGCCGTTACTGTTACGTTATGACCATCACAAACCTATCTCTGTTACCTGCAATTGTGAATGTGACCACAACCGTAGTTTAAAACCATGCCTTATATAGAAATCGTCACAATGATAACAAAGACCTTAATTGTGTCTTTACTCTGTTTCATTCAGTGTGAACTTCAGGCCTCTTGTAAGTGGATCCTAGGAGAATTGGTTGAGTTTCCAAGCTAAGTCAAACAACTTAACCGATCTATGATTCTTATAATCTTGCCAAACCCCATCTCTCTTTTGTTCTCAGAGTAGGGCTAAACTCATAACATCTTCAATGTCCACTGATCGCTAAATCTTAAGCtccaatatattatattttttagctTTAGCTATAAGGTTCATTGGGATATTATCTTTATGATGTATGACTACGGTCTCCTATGACTACCACTTCAACGAGTCAATCAAAGGCTTTAACAAAAGCAAGACATCCttttaatttaaatagaaaatgccAAATATGTGACTAAGTATCTTTTTCAAAGGAAAAAAAGGGTTCGAGATACTTGCTTTAGCAGTGATCGAAGCCCATCATTGCAGATCTATCACTAGCATACCGAAATGTTGTAGTTTCTAATTGGTGTTAGCAACCTAGCACTAGCGACCAGTTGCTCAAATCGTTCCTTATACTTGTTGATGGATTTGACCTATCGACATTTGATGAATTCCTCTAGTTGATATTCCCTGGCCATTGGACCAAACCTCCGATTACAGTGGTCCTTGAACTTAGTCCAGTTAAGTACTAGGTATCCTAAAGGAAACAAATCTGAGCCTTCCCCTGAAGGTGAAAGGAAGCTATCTCCAATTGTTTGGTATCTATGACATTCTAGTAGTGAAAGAAATGCTCACATCAATTGAACCATCCCAATGGATGTTCCATTCCATTGAAGTTAGGAAAATCTAACTTCGCGTATCAAAGAACGTAATTCTCGCTCTTATTATTGTTTTCTAGTTCATTTTTTAAAGCCTTCCATCTTGCCTCACCCTACACTTTAAATGTGGTTGGATTCAACATTGCGGTCCTCCAAACACGTTGAAATGAATTCATGCAACAGGGTCTCCATTCTTGTGGCCTTTGCTGCCCAAAACGCACATTCTTGCACCCTTTCCCTACAATACTATTGCTTGTCTTCTTAGTTCTATTTCATAAAGACCTCAATTTGATATGTGACAGAATTGTTGTGATTGGAGTCGTCCATGAcatttggctctgataccaagttgATACAATCTCTTATTACAGATTGCATTACCGAATAGTCGTAAGCAAAAGGGAAGTTGGACTTGTTCTTTCACCGACCCATTGTACCTTACTGTAAGCATTATGAGGGAGCTCTAACCCCACAAGCTCAATGAAGGAGCTAGCAACTTTAGAaaaaactcaactcaattaagcctttatcccaagaatttggggtcggctatatggattctcttctaaacgattttgagttaattcctcggaaatgtgtaatgcttctaggtcatgttgtactactcttctctaagtcagtttaggtctaccccttcttttctttctatcctctaacctaatgtgctctacttgtctaactggagcctccgtatgtctacgcttcacatggtcAAACCAACTCAATCTCCCATCTcttaacttatcctcaattggcaccactcctaccttttctctaatactctcattacggacattATCTAATCTAGTATGACAACTTTAGAAAATACAAAAAGGCAAAAAGAATGAAAAGAATTATGACCTAAATTTTTCACACTTTATTTAGATTATTGGTATAAGAGCACAATTATAAACTATCATTCATTCATAAATTGCTTAATCTACTCCTATAATCCTAAAAATGATAAGAATAAATTACTGGTAAATTCCTATTATTACAAAACTTATTATCGTAAGTAATATAATGTCATCCCAGATCACGTTTGTTTTCTGTTTTGACGAGTCGACTTGTTTTCCCTACCTTATTCAGTTGGACATTTGACCACCTTTCACTTGGTCCTCCAACCTTCATCAACTCAGTCATCCGACCTCCTTTCACATGGTAGACCTCTCTTCAACCCGATCGACCGATCTACCTTGCTAAGTTTGTATTAACACTATATATCAATGCATTGACATTCCATTCCAACAACATTCTTCGTatcaaataaattatttcatatgcTATTTAAATTGGATTGTGGTCAATCAGATGAGCTGAATCATTAAAAGACTTCACAAAATTGTCTCTAAGTCAATCAAACAAAATGAATCATTAAAAGACTTCATGTATAGCTAATCAAGGTATTATATTATGTCATTTGAATTGTCTCTTAATCAATTGGACAAAATGAATCATTAAAAGACTTCATGCATAGATTAGCAAGGTGTTATACACATATCCTTCCAACTTTGCAAGCCTAATTGATAGAAAAAGCAAATATTCAATTGTTTGAAATTCAAAATACTATAGTAGCTGAATGATTCACATGCCTGATGGATGACTTCCAGGAGGAAGactttgtttttgcatgtcatgtCCAGCAAATGCCTGCAAATAAACAAAATCTCATTCATTTGTAATCTTCACAACAACCGCTAAATATTTAGCTTTAAAACTAGAAGGCACTTTCCCATACAAATTCAAATGTAGTTTAGACAAACCTCTTCACCCCTCACTTGTGATGCATGTGAGACTAAACTTGTGGAAGTAGACACTGTTGGACTATGAGAAAATGGATTCTGAATTAATCGCAGTTTATCAAGTTTTACCAAATCACTTTCCTTGGCAAATCCTAAAGGTCGATTATTTAGATGTGCTGTGGTGCTATCTTCCTCCATCAGCCAGCCTCCCTGTGGCTGTATAGAGGATGATGGCATTGGCGCAGGTACCAAGGATGATGGTATTGGCACAGGTACCAAGGATGATGGTATTGGCACAGGTACCGAGGATGATGGCATTGGTGCAGGTATCGAGGATGATGGTATTGGCGCAGGTACCGAGGATGATGGTATTGGCACAGGTACCCTAGACAGAAGTGGTGGCTGACctgaattttgatttcttaaatCTCGTCTCACAGGTGCTCCAAGCAAACTAGGTTCTGAAATATAACCATACTAATTAAgagaacttaaaaaaaaaattccaatatCAGATATCATGCATTCCATATCAAGCACAAATAACATAAATAAAAACAGAAACAAAATGGATTTCATACTCTGTGAAGGAATGAGTGTTGTCGAAGACATTGGTCCAGCGACATTAGGAATTATTGCAATAGGTGACTGGGAGATTTCAGATCTCAACTCAAGACTATTTGTCATACAATGGCCAGTTGGGTTAATAACATTCTTCTCATCCTGATAAATATAAGAATTAAGGACAGCAGAACAAATATAGCAAGTGTCCAGTCCATGCAAAAAAATAACAGGAGcagaaaatatattatttataagcaCGGATGTTATATTATTCTCTGCCAATTTGTTAGAAACCAAAATGGAATGCAGTTGAAGCCCTTTTATTACTCAAACAAGCCAAATAAGCATTTGTCCTCATTAATTAGAATCAAGGAAGAGAACTAACCAATGGGTTCAATCTCTGTTCAACTTCAACACCACTCATGCCTTCATTAATGGGAGCATTATTAAAACCGTTGGGTACAAAACCGGCATCCTACAGTTCAGAAACACTTAGAATAAGAATAAGAATAAGATTAAACTCATCAATGAAGACAAAAATGTTTCAGTTCAAATACCTCTGACATCATGTAGTTGCTCACATCAGGAGCATGAGGTAAATTACTAGCATCATCTTCATAAAAGACTTCAGAGATTCTTCGTATTAAATTCTCATCAAATTCTCTACATGATATGCCatgtcaaaaattaaaataataataatattaacaataataaattaCATCAAGCATACATTGTCAGATAAAATCTTTGATTATAAAGAGTTAATGACTCTTACTTGAAAAAACAACCCCTGACGTTGCAAGCAACATTTCTCGCCACACAGAGGATAGGAACGGCATTTGCTGtctaagagaaagagagagattcCACTTAGGAAGAAAATCAAAGAAACGAACATATATCAAGAATTAAGTTCACACATGATGCATTCCAGTACCTCTGCCTGAGGAGCGTAGTAAGGTGTGAATGCAGGAACTACATGAACTCGTGGTTGATCCTTGTCTTCCCAGACCTTTGACCGATCATCAATTACCATTGCCATCTTTGGATGGCACATGCCATCTTGGAAGACATTAGACAAAGATTTCCTGGAGCCTACCATCAATAATAAAAGGATTTTAAATTGATATCACACTTTGTTTGGAACAAAGCATGTGCAAGAActcaattatttaaaaaaaattaaaaaaaaaaaaaaaaaaaagatagaatTCAATTGAACTCTATTGTTTGGATTAAATAAATAACAAAATTAAACTATCTTATTTCCTATATTGACACCTTATCTTGAGCTGCTGGTGAGATAAGATGAGGTATTTtagtaatttatttatgaaaaccCCACCACCTCTTAAGCAAAATGAATTGAATTCTCAAGAAATCTTACCACTTTTCGCCAGATTTCTGTTTCTTCCAAAATGACACCTTTTTTTAACTCGAATTGAATTCTAGCACTAATGGGCTTGCAAAACACGAGAATCAGCCCAAATAAAATCCAACCGAATTCAACTTCAACATTCATTGGGTTTTCATCCATAGTGTAAACAATAAGCACGTTGGCTTAAATGATCCAATAGCACAACAAGGTAAACACTAATCTGCACTGCAGGTTGCTTAAAGGCTTGTACAACTTCTTCAATTTGTTAACAGCTATTGATTGAACCATCCACTTTCATATTAGAAAACAAAAGACTAAAAAACCTAAAACTGATTCAGTATAATTTGTATGAAAATGTTAATTTCATTATGATAACAGATCACTCATGCATAAGATACCATAAAAAATGAACATCAAAATAATCTCAGAATTGTAAATGAGCTTTACTTGCCTGATCTAACACAAACAACACGGTCCGGCAGTTGTTTAGCAGATATCAGGTGTGACTCTGGGTCAAGAAGCCTCCACATTTCTAAGGCATAATCTCTTTCAGCCATTGTACAAACATAAACTTCAAATCGTTTGCGTCCTTTTGCAGTTAAATAACTTCGTAAATCCTCCCATGCAGGCCTCAACCTCACAAGTACACTAGTATCACGAATCTATACAAAGAAAACAAGCAATAAACATGAGAAAATGCTCTATGCTTTACAAATCAGTTAACCACACATGGTTAACAATAAATTAAGTGAGAAGACTCTTCAACACTTGTTCAGAGATAACCCAAATAGATTTGTCTTTATCGTATTCAATCTCATACATCTCGTACAAGTTTTACAGTACCCATAACAACATCAAAATGATGAAACTGTAAGTAACAAGGAAAAGAATTACACTTGGCTTGACCTTCTTCCGGCTATCATAAAGATTAAACTTAGTGACAAAGAAAAGAATTACACTTGGCTTGACTTTCTTCTGGCTAGAGAAAAAATTGCTACAAGGACATCCGATATGTAAAGGTTTCTAGTTCAAAATAAAGAATACTGATATGAAGCTCATCCTTCTCTTTATAAGAGTCTTAAAATACACTTAATTTTATCGTATTGTGCAGTAGACAACTTCCACAAAAGATCATGAAAGTAAGAACAATTGCAACAAACAAACAAACAGCATCAAGCATATTATACCTCAGGATTGATACGAGTGAGGACAATATTCCTATCTTGCAATCTAATCACAGGCCTAACAAGTCTCTCGTGGGTTTCAGAGAGTAGTGGAACCTCCTCTAGTTGAACCTTAAACATTTTTCCATTATCCATAACATAATCGCTGTCAGTGTATTGCTTCAATAGCATTCGATCCTCCATATACCGCTTCAACTCAGCAGACATTCCAGATAGCCTCAGTGGATCAGTCTCGCGTGCAATCCAAGTCCTAAGAGTCTCAATTCTATCCTCAAATGACTTCATAGTGTTAGCGACTATAAGGGTCTCATCAAGGTCAAACACAATAGCTAGACACCGCAAATTGAGCATGCCCAAGCACGAATCAAAAAGACCTACAGGAACTGGAAAGCACCAAAAGCACGGAAACTTCTTCAGCTTACTCGGCATTGCCACTAAGTGTATCTCCTCATCTCCAATCAAAACCACTGCCGTCTACAATAACAAAAAAACTAAAGTCAGTCACATTCTCAATACTCTTATTTGGCGACCAAAATGCACAGAACTTCACAAACATTGACTCAATTAAGTAGGAAAACTGAATTAGGCCTAATTGAGCGCTGAAAACTGCAATTCATCTAAAATAAACTGAAAAATCAAACAGAACAAAAATTTAAACaacaaaaataaatgaaaaaattcGTAGGCTGAAGACCTTGAATTCATGGAAGCAAACAGCGTGAAGGTTGATCAAATGGGACTGCTCGTGTGGAGAAGAAGATTCAAGCTTAAAGCGAACGGAAAACGAAGAAATAgtttgcagaattgaaagaggagGGCAACGCCCACTTTGCGAGATGCGGTGGATTCGTATCTCGTTGTTTGGGAACTGGAAAGTCTTGTCTGTCACCGGAATAGCGTCCAGTTCTCCCAAACAAAGGTCACCGTGATAGACCACGGATTTAAACCCTAAACGACTCATTGGAAACCGCTTCTGATAAGAGAAATGGAAGAGAGAATGCTAGAACATGAACAGAAGAGACAATGCGATGAAATTTTCTAGCGAGTTGAACGAAATaggcttctttttttcttttaatttctctcTATTTATCACTTATTCTCTCACTCTAATGCCTGCTTCTTAGGCCTCAgtgtctctctctttttctctctcaccATCCCCTCCCTCTTCTTCCCTTCGTCTACGGTTTGAAACCAAGGGTGGGGTTGTACATTTATAGGCGAAAGGCTGAATTAGTTTATTAGCATTGGTTTTGtcataatttacaaaaatacctCCTTGTACGGAGAGATTGCCTTAGGCTGCGACATCTGTGTACACGTGGCATTCGACGCCTAGCGTGAAACAGAAGGGGTGAACTTTGGGCCGCTCGATCATTCATTTAAGAGAAAATGGCTTCCACGTGTGGccgaaaatattttaaaagaaaaaattaattttaacttttctttttggtaaaattatttttagtgcatatattttaataaaattaattatttaatttttttattttaaaaaataatcatttattttaattgattaaattatttaattcattcatcaatttttttattaattaataaattttaatattaataaaattactatataatctttttattttattaaaattaattaattaatttttatatttgaaaaaatacattaattaatccttataatttgatttttataattttttagtctCTTTAATTACCTTTTTATATTCAAATTGTCTTGTCTCTTTCTCTTATATTTCTCTCTTATTCTCTCTTATTTCTCTCTTTATATTTCTTTCCTTTTACACCTATATTTAATATCTTCAAGTAATCAAGGGAATTTTTCCCCGATATAGAAAACATAAAAACaatgatataaaaataaaaagaaaatccttgaacaatttttaaaaaattacaaattCAAATTTAATCTTTACATAGCAAAACTTTCATATTCATtcagaaaatatattttttaaaatattttattttttaaaatataatgactaACTGATTAGTTACATTAAAATATATGGATTAAATAGTCGATTAAATAGTAGTTTGATTGACATTAAAATCTATTAAGTAaacgaaaaattgatttagtgaatAAAGAGCTTAGCGAAAATAAAATACAGtgactaaataataaattttttaaaatacataaatcaaataattaatttcattaaaatataaaaattaaatagtaatttctctttcttataagataatttattttatagtgcttatattttataattattaatcccTCCATCCCACAAAAATAGCCTTCTATTTTCACATGAATTAAGAAAATGtagttaaaatattaaattttgttTAGTCTTTTCTTAATATACCTTTTACTTATATtacttcataaaaattaaataacttatATTACTAAATTATTATTGGAACTAATAAATTTTATCTTTTCAATTAATATTAAATAGGGATGTATTAGTaaactaataaataaattattattttaaaaaggaAAGTGACCTATAATTTGGGACATATGAAAAAGGAAAGTAAGACTATCTTTGTGGGATAGAAGGAGTAATATTTAAGAGGGCATTTGTTCACTTGTTAACTTTGAAAATAAGTCTACTTGTTTCtatataactttttttttattatagcaaaaaaatatttttttttttaaaagctaGGAGGCCAACTTTTCACTTTGGTGCTTATAAGTACTATATTTAAAAGTTAGTTTgactaattattttattatattactcttatttaatttttaaaatttcactatatattttatttaatatcttTTTAGTCATTTCAATAATAAATGTGCTTATAAGCTATTTTTTACTAAATACATCAATTACTTATTAATCTTGTATAAACACTTTAACTAAACATgtaactacttaaaatttttaaatacttataaacTCAAACTAAGCATTAAATGCTTATAAGTTAATATTCATAAGTTAAGTCAAACACCATCTaagtatttatattttaaaaaatagattaTCTAATTCTTTAGTTTTGCTTTTGTCACATACTTAAATTATTTTTTCTACTCAGACTATTAATATTTAAAAGATTAcggtttaattcttaaattttataattatttatagtttctgtaacacccttactTTAGATAGTCTTTAcactctactgttttggtgattaatgtctgtccagacagctagaatatctggaactatatttaaattagagtaaggagttataaataacccaaataatgatgagaaaaattaagaaaaaatttaagcaataaaatgcactaaggttaaatgagccgtagctctggcaatgtgtcacgacccaacccatgggccggaccggcactaggagctgggccagcctaaacccccgaggcccgtagtaagcctaactattcacttaaccgaactctaaggcccatttgggcccaatttcaagaaatcaaccggacagagtccggccataaagtggacctttcaacggggagtttttgactcacctgacctgtaaacaaaatataacatcaattggggagctcagctcaccctccacatactcatcatcataaaaataaatgggagctcagctccctcatccaatccatcaatcatgcatagaatatttttacaggtccacataataattatattacagacccgaatcatttaaatatttctaacacatgcggaaaatctaggagtaaataaaattacacaaatattgaataacaacctgcgaagaagaaaagcaggttaaccacaataaaatcctcctgtagcctgaaaaaatattgaacaggagtgagcgttcgactcagagagtaaaatatcaattttaaccataatctctataactatctagaactagtgcaccctgtagagtgaaatgcaacatcagcaataaattcacatcataacatcaaaaaggtaatttggagtactcacgcacccagcaatatcaatcatatatatatgggagctgatctcctatacagctctctttattccaattgtgccagcgaagaactcagctcggacttccacttaataaccaaatcggggtcccagcgaagaactcaagccgtgtctaccccgaaggaccgggtcccagcgaagatctcaagccgtgtctacccgtcctatccatagtccacaccatatcacacgcacggcaacgcacgcacactgctccaaattaccacaacaacatacatggcactttcacagttatgaatgcaacataaatcatgcctaaagtttatctacatagatatatgcatataagtgatgcatgggcatgcttgaacatataataatagtgaaattacaattaaaattaatattttactcacagatttgacaacggttactgtggcggctgggcggaggaaaaaggctgtcccggctcacctgacaattacattacaattatttaatacaaatgactcaatacaatcaagaaaataccaaatacgtcctaagtcgtgccgaaaattcggcagagtctcccctatacctaggacttacccaacctgcaaaatggctcaaaacacacttctatattcacaatccatatatccacaactcaatcacatcacacagcccctcctgggcccatcaaatcagtcatccatcacaatatgtaaaatttcaatttagtccttataattgatcatttttgcaaaaactacccaaacaagctctaaaaattctaaaactttgccccgcggtccttagcaatattactaggctattgcaaaaagaatcatatttttctgagctaccacgaatattttatgaatttttaatcttatttaagcactagaaaattacgaaaaagcatggttcgggtttacctttgccgattccgacttcgggaacgtgctcgggatatttgacaatgggggggtagccaaaacctcggtccaattcggagacttttccggtaacgggtctgtctggcccgaaatttgcagacccagTCAGCTGTCAaattttccgcgaattgaggatacctacacgaagcccacaacacgagggttagtacataaatttttcagaattttctaagctcatttaatgctcggaaaaacaatgcgaagttccgtgggacccaccgaaaaacggtgtcgaaaaaattcgaaatttatgtcatcGCGAagtctcgacgagtggagtgctctggtactctcggttttctcgtgggattcacggtttgtgagaaatctagcccgaaagtcaaaatgggctaaaatttcccgggcaaaaattggacaaaccgctcgatggatttcggcgttcttggtgtctatggaaagctctcgacgagtagatgattttagacacaagaccaagtctgattggtggccggatcggccggattttggccggaaaGTGTAACGTCGCGCGCACGAGGGAGGGACGTTCGCGCGCattttccggccgtttggggcggAGGCCGGCGGGCTGGGACAGCTAGGGGTcggcgccggcgagctggggaggcaggggaggtggctaGCCGGCGGGCTggggtgagaggagagagaaaacgggagaaagagagaagggggAGGAGACGcgtgcgggaggaagaaaaagggaagggagccggtccgattcgaccggtcggatccggtccagttcgattcggcttgttcgattcgaaataccaaatttggaatttttactctgcctcggggccgaaaacgaggtccaaaaattttgaaaaatttccagaaaactcagaaaaatacgtagactccaaatatatttttagttttgccacgtggtctttaaataaatttttaaaaatcatcaaagtttatatttttggaaaatcgaacccgatttttaaaatccgaataatctcaaaaaaattcctaaaatttaaataaaattaaaataccaataattatcataaaataataaaatttgaaattttggggtgttacattctttcccccttacagaaaattcgtcctcgaattttacacaaggcagaataaagcacatgattacacattgaacagataagggtacttgctacgcatgtcccattctgactcccaggtgcacttttccactgactgactcctccacaaaaccttaaccatagggatctgttttgatctcagctgtctcacttggtagtccactatggctataggttgctcctcaaacgtcaagttcttttttagctctattacatccggctgtagtacatgagaaggatctggaatgtatttcctgagcatggagatgtgaaatacgggatgaacgtgagaaaggttgggtggtagctccaaccggtaggcaactgctccaactctatccgtaacctcaaaaggtccaatataccgaggtgccaacttgcccttctttccaaatctcatgactcccttcattggagaaaccttcaaaaatacatagtcgcctactgcaaactccacatccctccgtctagggtctgcataactcttctgcctactgaaagctgttttcaatcgttccctg
It encodes:
- the LOC110634815 gene encoding RNA polymerase II C-terminal domain phosphatase-like 2 isoform X3; the encoded protein is MSRLGFKSVVYHGDLCLGELDAIPVTDKTFQFPNNEIRIHRISQSGRCPPLSILQTISSFSVRFKLESSSPHEQSHLINLHAVCFHEFKTAVVLIGDEEIHLVAMPSKLKKFPCFWCFPVPVGLFDSCLGMLNLRCLAIVFDLDETLIVANTMKSFEDRIETLRTWIARETDPLRLSGMSAELKRYMEDRMLLKQYTDSDYVMDNGKMFKVQLEEVPLLSETHERLVRPVIRLQDRNIVLTRINPEIRDTSVLVRLRPAWEDLRSYLTAKGRKRFEVYVCTMAERDYALEMWRLLDPESHLISAKQLPDRVVCVRSGSRKSLSNVFQDGMCHPKMAMVIDDRSKVWEDKDQPRVHVVPAFTPYYAPQAETANAVPILCVARNVACNVRGCFFKEFDENLIRRISEVFYEDDASNLPHAPDVSNYMMSEDAGFVPNGFNNAPINEGMSGVEVEQRLNPLDEKNVINPTGHCMTNSLELRSEISQSPIAIIPNVAGPMSSTTLIPSQKPSLLGAPVRRDLRNQNSGQPPLLSRVPVPIPSSSVPVPIPSSLVPVPIPSSLVPAPMPSSSIQPQGGWLMEEDSTTAHLNNRPLGFAKESDLVKLDKLRLIQNPFSHSPTVSTSTSLVSHASQVRGEEAFAGHDMQKQSLPPGSHPSEVGISQNPVSSNSNSRDFQPEAVKLNLLPSHLSIGVLQEIGRRCNSKVQVEFRSVVSTSKDLQFSVEVLFTGEKIGVGMGKTRKDAHQQAAENALHSLAEKYVAYVAPHSGAVDHDFDKLSLGNENGFLWDIVNPGTSDVVPEDGLPKECTPEDTEVEPAITSSNFVNQQQQKRANSPRLLQSVPSKRTKEELARGSQSLPFSRQQKNGNHVS
- the LOC110634815 gene encoding RNA polymerase II C-terminal domain phosphatase-like 2 isoform X1 → MSRLGFKSVVYHGDLCLGELDAIPVTDKTFQFPNNEIRIHRISQSGRCPPLSILQTISSFSVRFKLESSSPHEQSHLINLHAVCFHEFKTAVVLIGDEEIHLVAMPSKLKKFPCFWCFPVPVGLFDSCLGMLNLRCLAIVFDLDETLIVANTMKSFEDRIETLRTWIARETDPLRLSGMSAELKRYMEDRMLLKQYTDSDYVMDNGKMFKVQLEEVPLLSETHERLVRPVIRLQDRNIVLTRINPEIRDTSVLVRLRPAWEDLRSYLTAKGRKRFEVYVCTMAERDYALEMWRLLDPESHLISAKQLPDRVVCVRSGSRKSLSNVFQDGMCHPKMAMVIDDRSKVWEDKDQPRVHVVPAFTPYYAPQAETANAVPILCVARNVACNVRGCFFKEFDENLIRRISEVFYEDDASNLPHAPDVSNYMMSEDAGFVPNGFNNAPINEGMSGVEVEQRLNPLDEKNVINPTGHCMTNSLELRSEISQSPIAIIPNVAGPMSSTTLIPSQKPSLLGAPVRRDLRNQNSGQPPLLSRVPVPIPSSSVPAPIPSSSIPAPMPSSSVPVPIPSSLVPVPIPSSLVPAPMPSSSIQPQGGWLMEEDSTTAHLNNRPLGFAKESDLVKLDKLRLIQNPFSHSPTVSTSTSLVSHASQVRGEEAFAGHDMQKQSLPPGSHPSEVGISQNPVSSNSNSRDFQPEAVKLNLLPSHLSIGVLQEIGRRCNSKVQVEFRSVVSTSKDLQFSVEVLFTGEKIGVGMGKTRKDAHQQAAENALHSLAEKYVAYVAPHSGAVDHDFDKLSLGNENGFLWDIVNPGTSDVVPEDGLPKECTPEDTEVEPAITSSNFVNQQQQKRANSPRLLQSVPSKRTKEELARGSQSLPFSRQQKNGNHVS
- the LOC110634815 gene encoding RNA polymerase II C-terminal domain phosphatase-like 2 isoform X2, producing the protein MSRLGFKSVVYHGDLCLGELDAIPVTDKTFQFPNNEIRIHRISQSGRCPPLSILQTISSFSVRFKLESSSPHEQSHLINLHAVCFHEFKTAVVLIGDEEIHLVAMPSKLKKFPCFWCFPVPVGLFDSCLGMLNLRCLAIVFDLDETLIVANTMKSFEDRIETLRTWIARETDPLRLSGMSAELKRYMEDRMLLKQYTDSDYVMDNGKMFKVQLEEVPLLSETHERLVRPVIRLQDRNIVLTRINPEIRDTSVLVRLRPAWEDLRSYLTAKGRKRFEVYVCTMAERDYALEMWRLLDPESHLISAKQLPDRVVCVRSGSRKSLSNVFQDGMCHPKMAMVIDDRSKVWEDKDQPRVHVVPAFTPYYAPQAETANAVPILCVARNVACNVRGCFFKEFDENLIRRISEVFYEDDASNLPHAPDVSNYMMSEDAGFVPNGFNNAPINEGMSGVEVEQRLNPLDEKNVINPTGHCMTNSLELRSEISQSPIAIIPNVAGPMSSTTLIPSQKPSLLGAPVRRDLRNQNSGQPPLLSRVPVPIPSSSVPAPIPSSSIPAPMPSSSVPVPIPSSLVPVPIPSSLVPAPMPSSSIQPQGGWLMEEDSTTAHLNNRPLGFAKESDLVKLDKLRLIQNPFSHSPTVSTSTSLVSHASQVRGEEAFAGHDMQKQSLPPGSHPSEVGISQNPVSSNSNSRDFQPEAVKLNLLPSHLSIGVLQEIGRRCNSKVEFRSVVSTSKDLQFSVEVLFTGEKIGVGMGKTRKDAHQQAAENALHSLAEKYVAYVAPHSGAVDHDFDKLSLGNENGFLWDIVNPGTSDVVPEDGLPKECTPEDTEVEPAITSSNFVNQQQQKRANSPRLLQSVPSKRTKEELARGSQSLPFSRQQKNGNHVS